The DNA segment TATTTATACAGCATATCAAAATTTCCATCAAAGATCTTCCATTTATCATTTTCATTGTCATAATAGAACGTGATAAGGCGATTTTTCAGTTCGGGATTTTCGTTCAGGAAGTTTTCATATTCAGCAGAAGCAATATAATCCGGAATAGTTCGAATTGGTGTTTTATTCCCAATCCAAACAAACTTTTGATTTTCGATATTCTCTCTTATCTTCGTTGCAAGCCTTTGAGGTGGTTCCAGATCATAATTTCCGAGAAGCACGACCCAATCGCTTTCTTTATCCGTAAAAGAAGAAATGAAATCGCGATATTTTGCATCCGCATTTTTCCAGTTGCGTTTAAAATCCTGAAAAATAAGAGTCTGGCAAATCTCGTCTTGCTCGCTCAAATCCAAAGCAATTAGTTTTGTTTTGGTAACCTCCCCGCTTTCACGTATGCAGAATTGAATTTGATAATCACCGTTTTCAAGTTCACCGGTTAATTTGCTGAATTCCTTGTCATAATCTAATTGGCGATCGTTATAATAAAATCTTCCGTCTTGAAATATTGTTACGGAAATATTGTCTGGATTCATCGTAACCGGATATCCCTCTTTATCAACCAAGGTAAATTCTATAGGAATCAATCTCCCGCTTTCTTTGTCCTGTGGTTTGACAAAATCGTTTTTTACAATATCATAATTTTGCCACACACTATCCGCTTTAACCATAATCACAGATGGAATTCTGGTGTATTGTGCGGGAATAAGATTTGCTTGTAAAACGTAACAGCTCAGCATCTTAAAGTGAAAATTTTGTAAATATTCCGCTTGAAGCATTTTGTCCAAGGAGAGTAATCCGCTTACTGCTTTATCTTTATCAATTTTATGATGTGAATGCAAACCGTCTATAATTGTGTGAATTTTTTTTTGATGCTCTTCGATATTTTCAAAGATATAATTTTCCGGTACAGAAGCAAGTGGGAGTTTCTCATAAAATATATTCGGAGAAAGCAGGTTCGAAAAATCGTCATCCGAAATCTCTGCTTGTTTCAAATGAAGAAATGTATCGTATATATTTTGGAATTGAGCAAAATTTGCTTGCCACAAAAATTTGACATCCACTTCAGAAAGTTTGCTCCAGAAATCAAGCGGAATGCTATCATTTGCAGCTATAAATTTGAGAAGCGATGATTTGTTATTTCGGCAATTTTCAAAAATTTCCACAAAAACCGAATCCTCTTTTGGGGCGTATTCGGGAATTTCCGTAGCCTGAATTTGCTTAATGAGTTCGTCATATTTTTCTTCCGACCTTTTTTTTATTTTGTTGAACTCTTCAGGATTCTCTTTGTTTTCTGCTTTTCCAATAGGATATTCCAAAGTGTAATCAAAATTTTGCCATTTTTGATTTCGCAAGGTCAAATCATAGGATGCGGGACGAGAATTTTCGTCATAAGGAACAAGCAGATAATCAAATAAACTGTCTTTGAAAGCGATTGTTAGAAATCCACCCTGACCGATGGTGAATTTTGCAATCCCGCAAGTATCTGCGGAGAGTTCTAAAAGAGGGCGGAACATGGAGAAATTAAAGGCACAAATATTCACTTTTGCATCTTTTACAGGCTTGTGTTCTTCATCAAAAATGTTTAAGGTGATAACACGTGTGTCCTGATAGTAGCGAGTTGAGTTCACATAATTATTGTTTTTCCCTTTGGAAACCACATCGTCCGTACTATCGGGGAAGCTGCTGCGCGCCAATATCAAAAGTGCTTTTTGAGTGGAGGCGCTGAACCAGGCTGTATTCAAATTATATGTAGGCGAAGTATTTTCGGCATATTGCCATTTACCATCCAAAAACATTTCCGTCCAAGCGTGATTATTATCTGTGTGAGCCCACCACGGCGTCCAGGCAGGTCGTGCCGGAATGCCAACCATTCGCAGAGCAGCAATGTAAAAAACCTGCATTTCGCCGCATCTTCCGATATTACTTTTTTGCAAAACCGAAAGTGGATCTTGGGTTCTGCCGGAGGTGGAAACAAAGGTCATATTCTCACGCGTCCACAAAGTTATTTGCCTAATTCTCTCTGCAAGATCGGGATATCTTGCTACATACTCCAAAAGTCCCAGATCAAAAAAAACTTTCCGATAATTTGTAATTTTCTCGTGGGATACAGTGGTTTTTGCTATGTAAGAAAGAACAAACTCATCGGGGTATTTATCAAAATCATCCAAATCAAAAAGTTCTTCCAAAACCAAATAATTGGCGAGAATATCCTCAGGATTTGCATCCCACAAAATCCCGCTTTTTTCTGTGGAAATCAGATAAGCCATCAATCCAGCGGGATAAGATTCTAATAAGGAGCGATATTCTGATTGCGCTTCTTCCGGAAGAGGTTCAATGTTTTTAATAGCACGAGCGTTAAGTGAATCAATTAAAGTTTGTTCGATCGTAAAATCTGCCGATAAAGGAACAGCAAATAAAATCAAAATGATCAGGCAATACATTTTCTTCATCAATTGTCTCCAATTCAAAATTTGTTTGAGTTACAAAATTTCAGAAAAGAGTAATTGGTCAAGGAAGGCTAAAATAATCTTACGAAAATCAGTAAGTAGGAATAATGTACGGATAGTCGAAAAAGAAAATATTTAATTTTTTTAGTTAAAATTCTTTACAGGAAAAATCGCTGAAAATATAAATTTCAAAAATAAAATTATTATTGAGGTAAACTATGGCTTTTAAAGTATTGTTTTTAGCCCATGCTCCGGATGCTGAGTATGAAAAGCACAAAAGTATTATTGATACAGGGAAATATAAACTATTTACATTTATTGTGAAGTCGCAAAAAGAAGCAATCTCTGTTTCCAAAAGTATCTATAAAAAAGAGAAAATAGATGCAATTATTCTCTGCCCGGGTTTTACACATATTGATGTTGCAGAAATATTTCAGGCACTCGACGGCAAAGTATCCGTGAATGTTTCTAGAGGAGACGGTCCCAGTAGCAAAATTTCACAAGCTGTAATACGAAAAGAATACTACAATAAATAGTGTCCATCCGTAAACTCCGAAACCTTGCGGATGGTTGATGGATGTTGTTTATCCACACCTCCGCAATGGTTGAGATGTGTAACCAGCCATCATTGCGGAGGTTGCGGATAACAAATCCCGTTGAAAAGCAACCATCCGCAAGGTGCTTAAAAAATACTACTTTACGGACAGGCTCTAAATAAAACGAAAATCATCTCGACAAAAGGTTGCGGTGGTTAANNNNNNNNNNNNNNNNNNNNNNNNNNNNNNNNNNNNNNNNNNNNNNNNNNNNNNNNNNNNNNNNNNNNNNNNNNNNNNNNNNNNNNNNNNNNNNNNNNNNTTGCGGAGGTTGCGGATAACAAATCCCGTTGAAAAGCAACCATCCGCAAGGTGCTTAAAAAATACTACTTTACGGACAGGCTCTAAATAAAACGAAAATCATCTCGACAAAAGGTTGCGGTGGTTAAATCTGTATGAAGATTGCATTCTATTTCATCAGGATCATTTTCTTCAGAAAAGTTTTTCCATCTGCAGTGAGTTTATAGTAGTAAATCCCATTCCCAAGTTTTTTTCCATTTGAAGTTCCGTCCCAGATTGCTTCGAATCTTTGATTACCTTCAAGATCTTCATTTACTAAACATTCAACCAACTGTCCCTTGAGATTGTAAACCGAGAGACTCACGTGGGAAGGATTCTTCAGGCTGAAAGAGATTTTGGTTGATTTGCTGAATGGATTGGGGAAGTTACCATTAAGAGTTGTAAACTGAATTTCCGGATCTATTTGCCACCAAACAGACCAAGAAACCTCTTCGATCTCTGATTCATATCCACCTTCATATAACGCTGTTACCCCAGCAGTGTGGTTACCTGCAACATCAAAAAGTACATAGAAGGTATTGGTAGTTGTTCCTTCAAATTCACCATCAAGATATGCATTGAATCCCGTAAGTTCTCTGGTCTGTAGTATTGCAGCAGAAAATCCGAATCCATTTAAACCGGCAACTACATCACCGGACGGTTCATCCCAGTCAAGTACTCCATTTGGTTCTGATAAGTAGAATTCAAGATTTTCAACAGGGGGAAGTTCAATTTCCACACCAATACTAACCGGATTAGAAACAGCGGTAGTATAAACTGCTTCAACGGAATAGGTGTATATTCCGCTATCGAGATTTGTATTATCATAATAAAGGGTTGTAGTAGCACCGGATACATAAGCAAGGCTATCACCGTCTCTATAGACATTATATCCTTCAAGATCACGGATGTCTGCGGGTATTTCTTCGGAAATTTTTTTTCTGTCCTTTTTCTTGGTGACAACATTACCATTATGATAAGCGAGTAAATCACTTACATTCGGCTGATCCCAAGTGAGATGAACATTCTGGTAGTTCGATACAGTTCCAGCAAGGTTTTGGATCGGAGGAGTAGGTTCAAGACCTATATAAATAAATGTTACTTCCACGATCTCCGATTCAGATCTGTTTTCAGTATTTGAGATAATAAAGTTTGATACACCCACGGTATATTCCATTCCAATAATTAGATTTTCCAATTGATAGAAATTCTGGTTAAATATTTCTGCAATAAACTCTCCATCCAAATATATATTATTTCCAATTATGTCACGATTGTTATTAATACTCAGATAATCCGGAGAGGATTGAACATATTCTGCAGCACTTTCGTTGTCCCATGTAACCAATCCTGTAGTATGATTCACTTGTACATTCATCGGTGGAGGTGGTTGCAACCAATAATTTAATACAGGTTCACTTCTATTGGCGGCAAAAATTTGATCTTGGTTATAGCCATAAAGAAGTCGCCAAACAGTGACTCCGCTAATTCCTTCATTCAAATATGTCCAATTTTGTCCTTCATCAGAACTATATTGCACACCATTGCTTGAACCGAGAAAGATTTCTTCACCTCTGGTTCCAACTACAGACCAATATAAACCGCTTGTTCCGGAAACATGCAACCAGTTTTCACCAAAATCTTCTGAACTATAAAGCCCTTGCCCAGTGGCACAGTAAACAATTTGATCATATTCGTTGTCTGGTAAACGAACTGAAAGCCCGGTATGATAGGAAATTCCGGACATCCCTAAACCTGCGGAGAAAGTTGCTCCGTTATCATCAGAATAATAAACGGAAGTCCCATATCCATTTTCATAGCAAGTAAAAACGCGAAGCATATTATCTTCATTTTTTCCAATCGCAAGTTTTGGATAAAGTCCGAAGGGTAAACCGGTTGCAGAAATCCATGTCATCCCATTATTTGCAGTATATTTAATTGTACCCATCTGCTCAGCTTCCCAATAACGATTTGGATTGGTCCAATGAATTTCTACATCCGTTAATGTGCTGCCCTCCATATCTTTCAAAATCCAGTTTTCACCATAGTCATCAGAAATATATAATCCGGAAGCCGTAGCAATAACCATTCGGTCAACACTATGATTCTGATGACTCAAGGGTGCAAAATCATAGATCCACAAATTATTCAAACCATTATTCATCCGATTCCAGGTTTCACCTTGGTCGAGAGAACGAAAAACGCCTCCGCCCTCTGTTCCAGCCCAAAGTTCATCCCGATCTGCATAATAAGCCAAAGCATGGGTGAATGGTGAGCACATTCCGGTATCGGAAAAATCCCAATCCTCTCCTAAATCCGCACAAGATTTGATTCCACCCCAAAATCCCATCAGTACGCCATTATCGGATGAGCTGGCAGTTTGCCAATAATTGCCTATCCCTGCTTCGGGAATGTGTGTCCAATCATTTCCGTTGTCGGTGCTAACGAAAACACCCTGTCCCCAAATACCCACGTAAATATTTCCATCATGGACAGAAAATTCTCCTTGCCCACCACCGGATTTGAGCAAATTCCAATTTTCACCATTATCGGTTGTTCCATAGATACCATCATCATGAAGTAATAAAATTTGATTTTCATTTGTTTGGGAAATCAAGACGTCATAACCGGTAATATCTCCACCGGAATCCGGTCCGATTGGAGTCCAATTTTCTCCACCATCCAAGCTTTGCATTGCAGAAGAGGGGAAGTCCGAACCGGCGATCACAAATTTTTCCGGATTTGCCGGGGTTGTGGAAATACCCTTTAAAAATCCCGAATTGATACCAACTGTTTCCCAATTTATGCCCCCATCCGTGGAACGCCGAACGCCGGCACTCGAAGCTAAACCGGTAATAATTGTGTTCCCATCGTTTATTTTTACTCCGATTTTCAAGATAAAAGTGGAACTGCAAGAAAGCAATTGCCAGTCTTCTCCGTAATTATTTGATTTGTAAAATCCGTATTTTCCGCCGGCAAAGAAAACACCATTTTCAGAAGGGGAAGTTGCTAAGCCGTAAAAAGGTTTGTGATCAAGCCCGGTGTCTTCCCAAGTGTTCCCACCATCTTCACTTCGCCAAACGCTACCGCTACTTGCCATAGAAAAGCCGCAAGCGGAAAGGACGATTGAGCCGTCATCAGGTGCTGTAACAATATCTCGCACAATTCCACCCCAAGGTCCGCTACCAGTCCATTCTTCATATCCGCGATTTGATGATTGAGTATGTTTGAGAGGGGTTTGATATTCAGATGTGTTTACGGGTTTTGGAATCAGATTTCCGGTTTCGTTTGATTGTTTCG comes from the Candidatus Cloacimonadota bacterium genome and includes:
- a CDS encoding transglutaminase-like domain-containing protein, whose product is MKKMYCLIILILFAVPLSADFTIEQTLIDSLNARAIKNIEPLPEEAQSEYRSLLESYPAGLMAYLISTEKSGILWDANPEDILANYLVLEELFDLDDFDKYPDEFVLSYIAKTTVSHEKITNYRKVFFDLGLLEYVARYPDLAERIRQITLWTRENMTFVSTSGRTQDPLSVLQKSNIGRCGEMQVFYIAALRMVGIPARPAWTPWWAHTDNNHAWTEMFLDGKWQYAENTSPTYNLNTAWFSASTQKALLILARSSFPDSTDDVVSKGKNNNYVNSTRYYQDTRVITLNIFDEEHKPVKDAKVNICAFNFSMFRPLLELSADTCGIAKFTIGQGGFLTIAFKDSLFDYLLVPYDENSRPASYDLTLRNQKWQNFDYTLEYPIGKAENKENPEEFNKIKKRSEEKYDELIKQIQATEIPEYAPKEDSVFVEIFENCRNNKSSLLKFIAANDSIPLDFWSKLSEVDVKFLWQANFAQFQNIYDTFLHLKQAEISDDDFSNLLSPNIFYEKLPLASVPENYIFENIEEHQKKIHTIIDGLHSHHKIDKDKAVSGLLSLDKMLQAEYLQNFHFKMLSCYVLQANLIPAQYTRIPSVIMVKADSVWQNYDIVKNDFVKPQDKESGRLIPIEFTLVDKEGYPVTMNPDNISVTIFQDGRFYYNDRQLDYDKEFSKLTGELENGDYQIQFCIRESGEVTKTKLIALDLSEQDEICQTLIFQDFKRNWKNADAKYRDFISSFTDKESDWVVLLGNYDLEPPQRLATKIRENIENQKFVWIGNKTPIRTIPDYIASAEYENFLNENPELKNRLITFYYDNENDKWKIFDGNFDMLYK
- a CDS encoding DUF6506 family protein, translating into MAFKVLFLAHAPDAEYEKHKSIIDTGKYKLFTFIVKSQKEAISVSKSIYKKEKIDAIILCPGFTHIDVAEIFQALDGKVSVNVSRGDGPSSKISQAVIRKEYYNK
- a CDS encoding T9SS type A sorting domain-containing protein, with the protein product MLYFTTNPDLWGKRLFVIPVLLMIFSINLGAKQSNETGNLIPKPVNTSEYQTPLKHTQSSNRGYEEWTGSGPWGGIVRDIVTAPDDGSIVLSACGFSMASSGSVWRSEDGGNTWEDTGLDHKPFYGLATSPSENGVFFAGGKYGFYKSNNYGEDWQLLSCSSTFILKIGVKINDGNTIITGLASSAGVRRSTDGGINWETVGINSGFLKGISTTPANPEKFVIAGSDFPSSAMQSLDGGENWTPIGPDSGGDITGYDVLISQTNENQILLLHDDGIYGTTDNGENWNLLKSGGGQGEFSVHDGNIYVGIWGQGVFVSTDNGNDWTHIPEAGIGNYWQTASSSDNGVLMGFWGGIKSCADLGEDWDFSDTGMCSPFTHALAYYADRDELWAGTEGGGVFRSLDQGETWNRMNNGLNNLWIYDFAPLSHQNHSVDRMVIATASGLYISDDYGENWILKDMEGSTLTDVEIHWTNPNRYWEAEQMGTIKYTANNGMTWISATGLPFGLYPKLAIGKNEDNMLRVFTCYENGYGTSVYYSDDNGATFSAGLGMSGISYHTGLSVRLPDNEYDQIVYCATGQGLYSSEDFGENWLHVSGTSGLYWSVVGTRGEEIFLGSSNGVQYSSDEGQNWTYLNEGISGVTVWRLLYGYNQDQIFAANRSEPVLNYWLQPPPPMNVQVNHTTGLVTWDNESAAEYVQSSPDYLSINNNRDIIGNNIYLDGEFIAEIFNQNFYQLENLIIGMEYTVGVSNFIISNTENRSESEIVEVTFIYIGLEPTPPIQNLAGTVSNYQNVHLTWDQPNVSDLLAYHNGNVVTKKKDRKKISEEIPADIRDLEGYNVYRDGDSLAYVSGATTTLYYDNTNLDSGIYTYSVEAVYTTAVSNPVSIGVEIELPPVENLEFYLSEPNGVLDWDEPSGDVVAGLNGFGFSAAILQTRELTGFNAYLDGEFEGTTTNTFYVLFDVAGNHTAGVTALYEGGYESEIEEVSWSVWWQIDPEIQFTTLNGNFPNPFSKSTKISFSLKNPSHVSLSVYNLKGQLVECLVNEDLEGNQRFEAIWDGTSNGKKLGNGIYYYKLTADGKTFLKKMILMK